Genomic window (Vibrio pomeroyi):
ATCCCTAAGGGTTAGTACTTGAGTGCTATTGAGCATGCTCGGTCCGCCGAGAAGCCTACGGTAATCATTGCTGATCCGCCTTGAACTCGCTGGTTCAAGGGCCATCTATTCTCAACGGCACTTTGGGGTATCCCTTCTTATGAAGACGCTCACACGCAGCGAATTTCGCAAACAGATCCGTATCAAGCGCAATGCCTTATCTGGCGACCAACAAACTCAATCCGGTATAGACTTAGTTAAGCAGTGTTCTCAACTCAATGAGATTCAGTCTGCTCAGCATATCGCTCTTTATATTTCCATTGATGGCGAACTCGATACCCAGCCTTTAATCGAATGGTTATGGGCGCAAGGTAAGCAAACTTATTTACCAGTATTGCACCCCTTCTCTGCCGGACACCTGCTATTTCTGCACTACTCGCCAACAACACCGACGGTCTTGAATAAATACGGTATTGTCGAACCTCAGCTCAATCAGATGCTGGTTAAACCTTGCCAGCAACTCGACCTTATTCTTACGCCCCTTGTCGGCTTTGACTCTCAAGGGCATCGCTTAGGCATGGGCGGCGGATATTACGATCGCACCTTGGCGAAGTGGTTCGAGACGGGCAATGGCGCAACACCTATTGGCCTTGCTCACGATTGCCAACATGTCGATCGCTTACCAATTGAAGGTTGGGACATTCCGTTGCCTAAAATCGTGACTCCGAGTAAAACTTGGCAATGGGAAAACAACCATTAAAGCGCTATAATCGCGCCGCAAACGTTAACCTCGATACCAAACGTTAACTTCAATACGCGAACGATTAATTCAAAGCGCAAGACCTTATTCAGGAGAATGGCATGACTCAAGATGAAATGAAAAAAGCAGCTGGCTGGGCAGCACTTCAATATGTTGAAGAAGGCAGCATTGTAGGTGTAGGTACTGGCTCAACAGTAAATCACTTCATCGACGCACTTGGCACAATGAAAGACAAAATCAAAGGTGCGGTTTCAAGCTCTGTAGCCTCTACTGAAAAACTAGAAGCACTAGAAATCAAAGTGTATGAGTGTAACGATGTCGCTAAGCTAGACATCTATGTTGATGGCGCAGATGAAATCAACCCAACTCGCGACATGATCAAAGGCGGCGGTGCTGCTCTGACTCGTGAAAAAATCGTAGCGGCTATCTCTGATAAGTTTGTGTGTATTGTTGACGGCACTAAAGCAGTCGATGTGTTGGGTAAATTCCCACTGCCTGTTGAAGTGATTCCAATGGCGCGTTCATACGTTGCACGTGAACTAGTAAAGCTTGGTGGTGACCCAGTTTACCGCGAAGGTTGCACAACTGATAACGGCAACATGATCCTAGACGTGTACGGCATGGCGATCGAAAACCCGAAACAACTAGAAGATATCATCAATGGTATCGCTGGTGTGGTAACGGTTGGTCTGTTCGCTCACCGTGGTGCTGATGTGGTTATCACTGGCACACCAGAAGGTGCAAAAATCGAAGAATAAATAATAGAAGATTGAGTTTTTCTGTTACTTCATTACATACGGTGCTCAAGGGCGCCGTTTTTTTTGCTTTATACCTGTAAAATTATGTCTTATTCCGTAATTTTCTTACCCAAAACATTTTTTTTTTGTTACTTTATTGTTCAGAAGACGCACAGGGAAAACGTTTGTCTCCTAACAAAGTGGTGAATTTGTTCCCCTTTCAGCCATTTTGTAGCACGTGCGCCGCATTTGCCCAACCTTTCCATTTTAAGGACGAGAACAATGGCCAAAGTTTCACTGGAAAAAGAAAAAATAAAAATTCTACTTCTAGAAGGTCTTCACCCTTCTTCTGTAGAAGTACTGCAAGCTGCTGGTTACACAAATATTGAGTACCACAAAGGCTCGCTACCGGAAGATGAACTTCTTGAAGCAGTTAAAGATGCTCACTTCATTGGTATCCGTTCTCGCACAAACATCTCCCAAGAAGTGATTGATGCGGCTGAAAAGCTGGTTGCGGTTGGTTGTTTCTGTATTGGTACTAACCAAGTCAACCTTCAAGCAGCAGCAAAGCGCGGCATCCCTGTGTTCAATGCACCATTCTCAAACACTCGAAGTGTTGCTGAGCTAGTTCTTGGTCAGGTTCTATTGCTACTTCGTGGCATTCCAGAAAAGAACGCTCTTGCGCACCGTGGCATTTGGAAAAAGAGTGCAGACAACTCTTACGAGGCTCGTGGTAAGCGTTTAGGTATTATTGGTTACGGTCACATTGGTACTCAACTGGGTATTATTGCGGAAAACCTTGGTATGCGCGTTTACTTCTACGACATCGAAAACAAGCTATCTTTGGGTAACGCAACACAAGTTCATACCATGACTGAACTGTTGAATAAGTGTGATGTGATCTCTTTACACGTCCCTGAAACCAACGAAACTAAGAACATGATGGATAAAGAAGAGTTCGAGCGCATGAAGCCTGGTTCTATCTTTATCAACGCAGCGCGTGGCACAGTGGTAGACATTCCAGCTCTGTGTGGCGCTCTAGATTCTGGTCACCTTGCAGGTGCAGCGATCGACGTTTTCCCAACAGAACCAAAAACCAATGCAGACCCGTTTGAGTCGCCATTGATGCAGTTCGACAACGTGATTCTTACGCCTCACGTAGGTGGTTCAACTCAGGAAGCGCAAGAGAACATCGGTGTTGAAGTGGCTGGCAAGCTAGCGAAATACTCAGATAACGGTTCTACGCTATCAAGTGTTAACTTCCCAGAGGTATCTCTACCGCTACACACGGGCACGTCTCGTTTGCTGCACATTCACGAAAACCGCCCTGGTATCCTAACTCAGATTAACACCATCTTCGCTGAAGAAGGCATCAACATCGCGGGTCAGTACCTACAGACTGCAGCTGATATGGGTTATGTAGTTATCGATGTAGAAGCAGATCGTTCAGAAGAAGCACTGCTTAAACTGAAAGAGATCGAAGGCACAATCCGTGCTCGTCTACTTCACTAATCATCGAACTCGATATTAGTAAAAACAAAAGGGCTCTCATGATGAGAGCCTTTTTAGTATTTGGCCTATCGTAGGTAATTAGATCATCATGATCCAAAAGCCTCTATAGCACTGTCATTACTCTTCGATCTGGTAGATCACATTAACGCGATCGCGAATGGTGATCGTTGAGTCTTCATAAGAGTTCGACTCTGTTCTCGCATCCATCGCCATTGAACGCATTAGCACAGGCTGAGAAGATTGTGCGTTGTAATCGACACGCCAAACATCACCTAGCTCACGCTCAAAACCACTCGCTAATGATTTCGCTTTCGAGCGCGCATCCTTGATGGCTTCTAAACGCGCTTGTTCTTGATACTTAGCTTGATCACGAACTTGAAGCTGAATGTTGTCGATCTGATTAATGCCTTCTCCAATCGCAATATCCATGTACTCATTAAGATTAGCTAGCTCATTCACTTGAACGGTCACATTACGTGAAGCGCGGTAGCCTACCAATTCTGGTTTACCATCTTTTGGATAGTGATATTGAGGAGATAGGTACAGGTTAGAGCTGTGTACGCTCGTCTCATCGACACCGGCTTGATGCAGTTTATTGAGAAAGCCAGTCACTACTTTATCAACGGTATTTTTAGCTTGTTCAGCAGTCATCGTCGATTCCACGACTCTAACAGAGAATGTCGCCATATCTGGTGTTGCGATCACTTCACCGTAGCCCGTCGTTGAAATATGCGGGAAGGATGGAGAGTCAGCCAATGATGGAAAACTCACAGCACTCAACGCTGCAGTAAGAGTAAGAGACGTTGCTAACATCTTTGGTGCAAACTTCATTAGGTAGACCTGTGCTAAACAAATGTACTTTCATCATAGAGCAATTTGCCGTTTAGCCAATCCTGGTGCCGAACTTCTAACAGAACTTTGACGCTGAAAAAACCAACAATTTACTGAGGTAAGTGGTTGTGAGCAAAACCTAATATCGCTTGAGATATCTCTTTGAGTACCCCACTTTCAAGCTGCCAGTGGTGCCAATAGATACGATAAGACAACAAAAAACCGGGCGTAATATCGATCAATACACCGGACTCTAGCTCATCGATGATCTGCAACCGAGGGATCAAGCAATAGGCAACACCTGACAACGCTAAACGCACAAATGCTTCCGAGCTGCCGACTGTGTGATTGATTACGCTGTCCCTTGGTACGTTAAAGTGATCGTGCAGAAACTTCTTATGCAGATCATCGTATTGGTCATAAGAAACCGCCGGTGCCTTGCTTAATGTGGCATAGTTTACGCCTTCAGAAAAATATCGCTGATGGAAGTCAGGGCTCGCCACACACACATAATCCATCCTGCCAAGATAGTCAGCACTGCAACCGGGGATCGCTTGAGACTCTAAACTGATTGCACCAGCAACCTCACCACTTTTAATCTTATCAATGGTTCTCGCTTCACCATGAATCGCGAGGTTCAGTTCCACTTGGCGAGACTTCATCACATCCGATAATGCAGGCAACAACCATGTCGCTAAGCTATCTGCATTGGTAGCAATAGAGATTGATAAAGGTTGGGCGCTATCTTCGTTCATCAACTCTGGCACCAGTTCATGCTCTAACAAACGAACCCGGCGATACAAACCCAATAACTTTTTCCCTGCAGGAGTCGGCCTAGGCGGGTTTTCTCTCACCAAAGCAGGCTGAGCTAACCACTTTTCTAGCTGTTTGATGCGTTGAGACACCGCAGACTGGGAGATGTATAACTGCTCCGCAGCCCTTTCGAAGCTACGTTGTTTCACCACAGCATCCAGTGCTTCTATCCATTTATAATCCAATCCACGCATCAATTCGATTCCTTTTTAAGCTAACTTAACCCTACATTAGCAACTCTAATAATAGATTAAAATCATTAATTATACTTATTCTAAGGGTCGGAGTATCTTCGCCATATAGCACGTAAATATCGTTAAATAAGTGGAGGTTAAAATGAGTTTTTGGGTTTTATTACAAGGTTTTGGTCTAGGGGCAAGCATGATTATCCCTATTGGCGCTCAGAATGCGTACGTCCTAAATCAAGGAATAAAGCGCAACCACCATTTAACCACAGCGACAATTTGTAGCCTGCTCGACACTCTGTTTATCTCATTGGGTATTTTTGGTGGCGGTGCGATTCTGTCGCAAAATGAATTGCTACTCACCTCAGTGACGTTAGGCGGTATCGCTTTTCTAACCGTGTATGGTTTGTTATCACTGCGCAGTGCCTTTAAAGCGCGCTCAAGCGAGGAGTCAAAAGGAGAGATACTGGCTCGTGGTAAGCGCACCGTTATTTTGGGCGCCTTGGCGGTGACAGTATTAAACCCACACCTATATTTGGATACGGTGGTGATTCTTGGTTCGATTGGCGGACAGTTTGAAGGTAACGACAGAATTGCTTTTGCTATGGGAACCATCTTGGCTTCATTTGTTTGGTTTTACTCTCTGTCACTGGGCGCAGCAAAGCTAGGCCCAACGCTATCTAAACCGAAGGTTAAGAAAGGCATTGATATCGCAGTAGCGACCATGATGTTCGCTATTGCTGCTGTGCTTACCAATGGACTGATCGAGCAATACTGGTAATCACTTAAAGAACAGAGGCTACCAACCAAGCCAGAGATGCCATGAGTGACTCATTGATATAATGAATTAAGCTAGAATGACCCGAATTTTGTTGTTCAGTTCACTCAACGCAGCTTCAAGGCTTGGTTCAGGTTGGCTCAAGTGATTTATCAAGGTCATGAAATAGCTATCCATAATCAATGGCATTTTTTCAGAAATAGAAGCATCGACATTAACCGTCTGAAAGAGTGCCTGATCAAAGGTACGATAATAGTCTAAATCCCAAATGACCTCTTTGAGTAACGCTCGACTTAACTCAACATTATCAAAATAATAGCGATAGTAGTGTTCAATCAGCGAGATACCTACATCCACAGCACGTTTATCTTGCTCAGCCGCTAACACCTCCTGACCAATCTTTTCCAACTGCGATAGCATCCCTTCTCGAAGAATCGTCAGCTTGGTTTCAAAATGACTAAACACCGTGCCATCTGCCACACCCGCGTGACGAGCGATCTGGCGAGTTGTGGTGTTGTCATAACCATTTTCCCCAAACAACTCCCAAGCAGACGCTAAGATCTTCTGTTTCGTTATCTCTCTCTTACTCACGAAAATACACCCTTCTCAAATCAAGCTTGATCATACTCTTAGTGCTCTAATTTGACAAATTGAGCGCGCTCAATTATAAAAAATGAGCATGCTCATTTTAACTTTGGAGATACGGACATGATGAAGATATTAAACCGACTGGGACAAGTGCTGATTTTTCTGCCCACGATATTTTGCTTCTCTTACCTACTTCGACCACTACTGATGATGATTTTGATTCCTGGCGGTTTATGTTTATTGGCTATTTTGGGAGGACAAGAAGTAAGAAAGCCCTTATATGCGATGTTGAAAGCATCGTTGTGGCCAACGTCGAGTAGAACGCGAAATAAGGAGATACAAAGAAAAGAAGCTAAACAGTGATAACAACGAACAGGATTAGTGATATTGAAAATAACAAAAAAGGCGGAAAACCTAAGTTATCCGCCTTTCGTTATAAAAGCTTACCGCTGTAAAAGCCGATTAAAGAATTAAGCTTCTACTTTATTCATGTGCACATCCATTTGTGGGAATGGAATTTCGATACCTTCTTTATCCAAGCCTTCTTTTATTGCTTGCATCAGGTCGAAGTAAACATTCCAGTACTCTGCAGTGCTAACCCATGGGCGAACCACGAAGTTAACTGAAGAGTCAGCAAGTGTGTGAACAC
Coding sequences:
- a CDS encoding 5-formyltetrahydrofolate cyclo-ligase, with the protein product MKTLTRSEFRKQIRIKRNALSGDQQTQSGIDLVKQCSQLNEIQSAQHIALYISIDGELDTQPLIEWLWAQGKQTYLPVLHPFSAGHLLFLHYSPTTPTVLNKYGIVEPQLNQMLVKPCQQLDLILTPLVGFDSQGHRLGMGGGYYDRTLAKWFETGNGATPIGLAHDCQHVDRLPIEGWDIPLPKIVTPSKTWQWENNH
- the rpiA gene encoding ribose-5-phosphate isomerase RpiA; this encodes MTQDEMKKAAGWAALQYVEEGSIVGVGTGSTVNHFIDALGTMKDKIKGAVSSSVASTEKLEALEIKVYECNDVAKLDIYVDGADEINPTRDMIKGGGAALTREKIVAAISDKFVCIVDGTKAVDVLGKFPLPVEVIPMARSYVARELVKLGGDPVYREGCTTDNGNMILDVYGMAIENPKQLEDIINGIAGVVTVGLFAHRGADVVITGTPEGAKIEE
- the serA gene encoding phosphoglycerate dehydrogenase; translated protein: MAKVSLEKEKIKILLLEGLHPSSVEVLQAAGYTNIEYHKGSLPEDELLEAVKDAHFIGIRSRTNISQEVIDAAEKLVAVGCFCIGTNQVNLQAAAKRGIPVFNAPFSNTRSVAELVLGQVLLLLRGIPEKNALAHRGIWKKSADNSYEARGKRLGIIGYGHIGTQLGIIAENLGMRVYFYDIENKLSLGNATQVHTMTELLNKCDVISLHVPETNETKNMMDKEEFERMKPGSIFINAARGTVVDIPALCGALDSGHLAGAAIDVFPTEPKTNADPFESPLMQFDNVILTPHVGGSTQEAQENIGVEVAGKLAKYSDNGSTLSSVNFPEVSLPLHTGTSRLLHIHENRPGILTQINTIFAEEGINIAGQYLQTAADMGYVVIDVEADRSEEALLKLKEIEGTIRARLLH
- a CDS encoding oxidative stress defense protein yields the protein MKFAPKMLATSLTLTAALSAVSFPSLADSPSFPHISTTGYGEVIATPDMATFSVRVVESTMTAEQAKNTVDKVVTGFLNKLHQAGVDETSVHSSNLYLSPQYHYPKDGKPELVGYRASRNVTVQVNELANLNEYMDIAIGEGINQIDNIQLQVRDQAKYQEQARLEAIKDARSKAKSLASGFERELGDVWRVDYNAQSSQPVLMRSMAMDARTESNSYEDSTITIRDRVNVIYQIEE
- a CDS encoding LysR family transcriptional regulator ArgP — its product is MRGLDYKWIEALDAVVKQRSFERAAEQLYISQSAVSQRIKQLEKWLAQPALVRENPPRPTPAGKKLLGLYRRVRLLEHELVPELMNEDSAQPLSISIATNADSLATWLLPALSDVMKSRQVELNLAIHGEARTIDKIKSGEVAGAISLESQAIPGCSADYLGRMDYVCVASPDFHQRYFSEGVNYATLSKAPAVSYDQYDDLHKKFLHDHFNVPRDSVINHTVGSSEAFVRLALSGVAYCLIPRLQIIDELESGVLIDITPGFLLSYRIYWHHWQLESGVLKEISQAILGFAHNHLPQ
- a CDS encoding LysE/ArgO family amino acid transporter, whose amino-acid sequence is MSFWVLLQGFGLGASMIIPIGAQNAYVLNQGIKRNHHLTTATICSLLDTLFISLGIFGGGAILSQNELLLTSVTLGGIAFLTVYGLLSLRSAFKARSSEESKGEILARGKRTVILGALAVTVLNPHLYLDTVVILGSIGGQFEGNDRIAFAMGTILASFVWFYSLSLGAAKLGPTLSKPKVKKGIDIAVATMMFAIAAVLTNGLIEQYW
- a CDS encoding TetR/AcrR family transcriptional regulator, translated to MSKREITKQKILASAWELFGENGYDNTTTRQIARHAGVADGTVFSHFETKLTILREGMLSQLEKIGQEVLAAEQDKRAVDVGISLIEHYYRYYFDNVELSRALLKEVIWDLDYYRTFDQALFQTVNVDASISEKMPLIMDSYFMTLINHLSQPEPSLEAALSELNNKIRVILA